Proteins from a single region of Crassaminicella profunda:
- the kduD gene encoding 2-dehydro-3-deoxy-D-gluconate 5-dehydrogenase KduD, which produces MDIFSLEGKVAIVTGCRTGLGQGIALSLARAGADIVGVGSTEMNETKEKVNALGKKFLVVKANLLSIEPIDDIIKKAVDHFGKIDILVNNAGIIRREDAVDFSEKDWDDVMNINIKTVFFFSQAVAKQFIRQKTGGKIINIASMLSFQGGIRVPSYTASKAGVKGITMLMANEWAKHNINANAIAPGYMATDNTAALRADKARSSEILSRIPANRWGTPEDVGGTAVFLASKASDYVNGYTIAVDGGWLAR; this is translated from the coding sequence ATGGACATCTTTTCATTAGAAGGTAAAGTAGCGATAGTTACTGGTTGTAGAACAGGTCTTGGGCAAGGGATTGCATTAAGTCTTGCAAGGGCTGGAGCTGATATTGTAGGTGTGGGTTCTACGGAAATGAATGAAACAAAAGAAAAAGTTAATGCTCTTGGTAAAAAATTTCTTGTTGTAAAAGCAAATTTATTATCAATTGAACCAATTGATGACATTATCAAAAAAGCTGTTGATCACTTCGGAAAGATTGATATATTAGTAAACAATGCAGGTATTATTAGACGTGAGGATGCAGTGGATTTCTCAGAAAAAGACTGGGACGATGTTATGAACATTAATATTAAAACAGTATTTTTCTTTAGTCAAGCCGTTGCAAAACAGTTTATTCGTCAAAAAACAGGAGGAAAAATCATAAATATTGCTTCTATGCTTTCTTTCCAAGGAGGAATCAGGGTACCTTCATATACAGCTAGTAAAGCTGGTGTTAAGGGAATTACTATGTTGATGGCAAATGAATGGGCTAAACATAATATTAATGCAAATGCAATAGCTCCAGGGTATATGGCTACAGATAATACAGCTGCTCTTAGAGCAGATAAAGCTAGAAGTTCAGAAATATTATCAAGAATACCTGCAAATAGATGGGGAACACCTGAAGATGTGGGAGGAACCGCAGTTTTCTTAGCATCTAAAGCTTCAGATTATGTTAATGGATATACCATTGCAGTTGATGGTGGTTGGCTAGCAAGATAG